Below is a genomic region from Miscanthus floridulus cultivar M001 chromosome 1, ASM1932011v1, whole genome shotgun sequence.
TCCGGACTCCATACAACGACTCATCCCCATAGGCAAACAGATGCTGATTGCCTCCGCAGGGTATGATTGCAGACTTCGACATTCGCAACTCGCTTACACTACCACCACAGATATGGTCCCTGGCAAAGGATGTGGTGGTGGTCCTCCTGAGGAGTGTGTGGCATCCTAGCTTTCCTGAACCAGTGAGTGCCGGTGATTGTGTAGCTGCTTGAGGTGTGGCACTATCATCTGGCAGCTCAACTTTCGGGCGATATGAAGCCACCAGAAGATCACTTGATGGAGAGGTGCACGCAAGAGATATGCAGACCCCTTGGTTTTCCACCCCACTTACCAAACTCGGCCTGAAAAAAGAGCCCAAACTCATGGGAACTACAAATAACCAAATCCTAATTTCAAAGGCCATGAGAAGCACATCAATAGGAACTGTCAAATTGGGTACAAACTTTTCAGACTACAGCATACCTGTTTTCGCTGACATCCCAAACGCAGGGTCCTATAGAAGAAGCAGAAAAAACCTTTCTGGAACCACTGTCATCTACAGCACAGTGTATTGTATGAACTGGGTGTGTCGATAGACCCATGCTAGAATACAAAGGTGTTGAAGTTTGACGAATATCAAAGACCAATAGCATGCCATTCTGAAAAAATCAAAAAAAGAATATCTATTGAACCCTCCAAAGAGCGCCAAAAGCTTAGAAGAATCACAAGGCATTCCAAAAAGTAAACCTGTAATCCAGCataaatatgagttgaagtaGGATAATCCCCTGAACAGGACCAACCAGGAGCCTGCAAGACGTCACAATACAGAAGATTAGCAGGTCAGCATAAAGAATTTcacatttttactggttcacTTACTCCTACTTAAGCAGCTCTTAACTATTCAGTACCTTAAAATCAATTTAAGAAAAAAGTATACATGTCTCTGTCAAAAACAAGTGCTCTGATTACCAAGCACTTGTTGACCTTCTTAAAATTAAAATACATAATGTAGTGAATGTATAGTGATCGTTTTTTCAATATCCAAGAGCTGGagctactacaagagaacaaataGAAAAGGAACAGAAAGATAATATATACTTTTGGTAGCATGAAGAGCATAAAAATAGTTGCAAGTTTTGTGAAATTGCAACGTCGAAGAATTACCGGTAGATCATATTGAAGGACAACATTGTTGGTGGCCACGCTGGGATATAAAACATACGAACAAAGGTCAGATATCGGAGTAAATGTAGCCAAGAAACCATTGAAGAATAAAACTTgcacactttgttctttcaaaaaaaaaaaacttgcacaCTTTCTTTACAGACCTGAATAGAGACAACTTCCTGCCCAGTGATGCAAAAACAACATCACCCCCAGGCAGTACACAGATATCCCTAATAGCTTTAGTATCAGGAGGGAGGTAGATCTTCTCCATTCCATGTCTATGAAACATGCTAATCTGTTGAAATTAAGAATTGATTTGCGAAAAGTGAATAATCAACAAAAGTTTACTGTAAAAACTGTTACTGACCTGAAGTCATTAAGCAAAAGCTTCTATTAAGACTTGTACCTTTGTAAGGATGTGTTCAGCACCAACTCCATGTGCCCTTCCCGAAGTGAATATAATCTGACTGGATGCATCTATACCCATGACCCGAGCTCCATCAACCAAAAACTCATTCTACAAAACATGATGCAATTGTGAGTTGGTGAATGACAAAGTTCCTTCATAACTCTACTGCTATAGTGATGCTGCTGTTCCACTGACTGTATGATTGAAGTTGGCATGGTAATAGGCACATGCTTCATAAGTAATAGTAAACATTAAACAGACCTGGAGAGCAAAACTTGACAGATTGCTGTGGTCAATGTTCTTTGTAAGTGAGGCAATTGGCTCTGCCCCTGGCATTCCATCTGATGACTGCTCTGCCATTTTCTTCACAGTTGATTGTAAAAATGTTAACATTAAAGCTTCTATTACAATGATTAATAGTTAAAATTTGAGCGATACTAGTGCTTACCTGTCTCTTTGAGCTTGATTCATATATTATATTTTGTTGCAACATAATTATCCTCTGCAGGTGATATTAGGAAACATAAAGGATTGAACACGAAACTCTACTGAGCGTGTAGGGTTTATGCACAGAAAGTATTGCTCAATATAATTTGTAACAAAATACATCAGAAGGAGTCACCCATGTCTCCTTAGAAAAATTGGTCAATTCAGTTACTGAGACAATATTTCATTTGTGCAGGTACcttatactcttttatctcctcaagtAATTTTGCTTGCTGCATGGAAACATAAAGAAAGCATAAGCTTTGGGAATAGGATATGCAACTTGTATCAATTGCTCCGGGACAGAATGACCCTAATGCCAGCTTAAAGTGGAAACATAGATTGTACAAAAGAGGGTGCTTACTTGCTTCTCAAGAGATTCATTTTTCTCTCTCAAGGACAATACTTGCTGCATAAATCAAACAAGCATCACTAGATGGCCACAACTCAAATACCTCCAAGGAAAGCAAAGAAGCATAACTAACCTTTTCAAGATCATTACTGGGAACAGCAATCTCTGGTACATAGAGGTTGATGATGTTGTTCTGTGTATATCTCTTGCCACACTGAGGACACTGAGTAAGTATAAACAATGAATCTGATCAATCAGAAGGATCCCCAAAACAACACTATTATTCTGAGCTCAATAGCCAGCATACCGGTGCCTTCTTCTTGCCGCACTGCACTAACCACATCTCTAAGCAATGTCTGCCATAGACATGCCCACAAGGGATGCAACTAGACGTGGAATATCACACAGTTAGCAATTTAAGATCCTCCACTCGGAATGATATGAATATAAGCAGGTATAGGCCAACAAATCAGCAAAATCCTAACGAATGAATGAATGATAAGTTGTCTTTGCATCACTAGCAATTTTCTAGATGCCCTAATGAtaagaaaataataataaaatccgtggcccttcacatgcttcacgcccttagactgtctccaataaggAGACACAAATCCAAAATGGGTAGTGAGAGatccaaaatcagcctccaacaaagtacctatacgggagacctattttgggttgcctgagagacacaacccaaatatggatatcctctctcctggaaagCCATTTGCAGAagggattctcttttgggtcttgttgttggagaagatgccgaataggtattgaacattttgcctgtagcgctacccaaagtacgaatgggtcttgtattttaggtggtgttgttggagatagccttatcCCCTATAAATCACTAGGCTAGCGGACTAATGGAACCAGGACCATTCACTTGCATACCAGTCAGACGGCCATTCGCCTGCATACTATTCAGACGATAACCCCTTTTCTAGCATAGCAATACAAGTACAAATCAGGCTAAAAAATATACAAGTACAAATCATAAAATTAAAGCTATTTCTCTTTTCACACAATTTCTAGCGTTTTATGAAAGTGACATGCTCAAGTAATCTCTAGCGAATTAGTGCAGTTACATTCAGATCCAGAGACTTCTAAACACATAGTAATTGTGCACTCCTAGAGATTAGCTCATACTATACCCAATTACAGTGCTCATGAATCAAAAGGGTCACCATTAAAACATAAATAGCGACTAGTTAGAAACAATAGTAAGCTGCTGATTCCGAAATTCATAGTTTCAGCCAACCCACACAGGTACTAGATCAGCGAACTATAAGAAGTTGTGAACCACGCGAGACAACGAGCTGGTCCGCAAATCCACAAAATCACTGAAATATACAATTCCTCCTCACCTCACGCGATGCGCACCATCGGCGGTCCACGCGACCATACAAATGGGGCAGCTGGGAAGGCACGGGTCTTCCGCCTCGCCTTCGCTCTCCGCCGCCTTATCCTCGGTGGCCGAACCGCCCTGGTCCCTCGCACCTTCACGGGACGCCtcgctcccctcctcctcctcttcctcctcctcctcctcgctcccTTCCTCACCCGAACCGGACGAGCTCACTTGTACAACCGGGGCAGCGGTCGGCCGCGGCCGCCTGCCCCGGGAACGCGACCCCGACGGCATTGGGTTGGGTGGCCGAGCTTCGCCGCGACCGAATTGGACAGCCGCAGAGTGAATGAATGAATTGGGGAAAAAATTTTAGGCTTTTACCGCGCGCCATTATAAAAATCGGTAATTATCTACGAGCCATTAAAAAAAAAGTTGAGTTTGTGAACTTTTTCGCCCTCCACGTCACTTTCATCAGATTTGACTCTAATGACGTCAAATCGTGAGGTAAAAAGTCTAAAATACCCTCAGGTCTgaatatgcaattaatttttttttagcatcataatgacctcaaataaaaaaaactaaaaactagaaaATGATAGATCTCGAcaatatctacaatttttatataaaaattatattcatttaattatgtaaaaaatatgatttgatattatTAATGTCTTagaaaaatcttttttttttgtacgGAATCTAATGAAGATAATTTTTCAAGTCTCtttgatatctacaactttttagttttgagtttttgatTTGAGAttattaagatgctaaaaaattaATTATATATTTAGACCTAAATGTATTTTCGATTTTTTACGCTCGCAGTTCAACACCGTTAAAACCAAATGTAACCGAAATGACGTAGATGTCTAAAGAGTTCAGAGCCGTGATACTCAGCTTTTTTTAATGGCTGGTGGAtaattactcaaaaattttctgaAGCGCCGGTCGGTGAGCGGCCAACGAAAAGGTTGGCGCGCACGAGTCAGAAAATTTATGGGCTTTCTTCATTGGCTGCAGAAACCAGCCCACCATCAAAATAACGAACCGACTCCCGCAGGCAGCAGAACCAGCGCTCGCGCTCGCGCGGCAGGGTGACTTGGGTGAAGTGCGTTTCGATTGGTCCCACCTCGCCGCCTGAAGCTGGGTACGACGCGGGAGGAGGCTACATAGGCAGCGCCCCTGCCCTCTATGCAACATACTTACCTGGACGGGGTCAACGGGCGATCATGAAGGCCCGTGGCCTAGGTCAATGGCCCACATTGCACTTTGGTGGGTGCGTTGGCTTACCATCTCCCCAAGTGGGAGAGTGGACGTCATAATTTGTGGTTGAGGGGGTACGCGTTCGCGCGGCCCCTGCCAATTCGTGAAATTAAATTTGGTCCAGTTCGCTTGGCTCACCTTTGGGCCAGATCAAGCATTGGCTTGCTGCTCTTTGGGCCAGGTTCAGTATGCAGTCTCCGATACACTGGAACATATCTTTTTTactctaaaaataaaaataaaaaactaaaatCGTAGAATTCATTTTTTATAAAGGAAAAAAAGGAGGACCACGACTTCTGATTCTTTGCCTGGCCGACGGCGAGCAGTGGGAGGGTTGGGAACGGGATGGCGCGGAGCGTGGCGTACGTTTCGGCGGCGAAGCTGGTGTCCATGGCGCGAGGAAATCCTCGCCTCGCCATCATCGACGTCAGGTACGCGCGCGCGGGCGGGCCGCCTCGGCTCTCCTGTCCTACGCCTCGCCGATTTGGAGACTGGAGACTTATTTTTTGTTTCCCACCGGAAGGGATGAGGAGAGGAGCTACCAGGCGCACATCGCGGGTTCGCACCACTTCGCCAGCGGCAGCTTCGAGGCGCGGATGCCGGAGCTAGCGCGGGCCGCCAGCGGCAAGGACACCCTCGTTTTCCACTGCGCGCTGAGCCAGGTCCCAGATCCTGCGCCCTCGCTTATCTCAATTACTCTGCCCCGTCCGCTGTACTTAGAAATCTGATTTCCTAGATAAAAGCTGCGTAAGATGCTCACTGTACCGGTTGGATTGATTCACTTTTGCACAGTTCTCAGGCTCCTAGCCACTTAATGAAATATTGTCGTATGATGATGATTATTTATGAACCACAGTGATACCGTGGATCTTCTGGGAAAACCAACAATTTGCACAAGTACGAAACCTTATGTTGACATGTTCACCAGACTAAATAAGAACTTTTGTGGGGGCAATTTGTTCTCATGCCTTGTTCTTCATATATCTTCCTTTGATTGAACTGATTTACCCTTGTAATTTTGTTAGTGTGAACATACTAGCCTGCATAGTAGACCTTCAGATGTACACTTTTTTCCACTGTTAACAAGTTTTCATGTTTGAGTCAGGTTCAGCTTGGGATAAAAAGGTT
It encodes:
- the LOC136541248 gene encoding uncharacterized protein; this translates as MPSGSRSRGRRPRPTAAPVVQVSSSGSGEEGSEEEEEEEEEEGSEASREGARDQGGSATEDKAAESEGEAEDPCLPSCPICMVAWTADGAHRVSCIPCGHVYGRHCLEMWLVQCGKKKAPCPQCGKRYTQNNIINLYVPEIAVPSNDLEKQVLSLREKNESLEKQQAKLLEEIKEYKRIIMLQQNIIYESSSKRQKMAEQSSDGMPGAEPIASLTKNIDHSNLSSFALQNEFLVDGARVMGIDASSQIIFTSGRAHGVGAEHILTKISMFHRHGMEKIYLPPDTKAIRDICVLPGGDVVFASLGRKLSLFSVATNNVVLQYDLPAPGWSCSGDYPTSTHIYAGLQNGMLLVFDIRQTSTPLYSSMGLSTHPVHTIHCAVDDSGSRKVFSASSIGPCVWDVSENRPSLVSGVENQGVCISLACTSPSSDLLVASYRPKVELPDDSATPQAATQSPALTGSGKLGCHTLLRRTTTTSFARDHICGGSVSELRMSKSAIIPCGGNQHLFAYGDESLYGVRTWQLPSFQRYTDLKPHRQPVLDLRFAESSTGERYLGCLSAEKLQVFTIR
- the LOC136541273 gene encoding arsenate reductase 2.1; amino-acid sequence: MARSVAYVSAAKLVSMARGNPRLAIIDVRDEERSYQAHIAGSHHFASGSFEARMPELARAASGKDTLVFHCALSQVRGPTCARMFSDYLSETKEDSGIKNIMVLELGFNGWEGSGQPVCRCTDAPCKGTCC